The following coding sequences are from one Streptomyces angustmyceticus window:
- a CDS encoding Crp/Fnr family transcriptional regulator: MDDVLRRAPLFAALDDEQAAELRASMGEVTLARGDALFHEGDPGDRLYVVTEGKVKLHRTSPDGRENMLAVLGPGELIGELSLFDPGPRTATASALTEVKLLGLGHGDLQPWLNARPEVATALLRAVARRLRKTNDQMSDLVFSDVPGRVARALLDLSRRFGVQSEEGIHVVHDLTQEELAQLVGASRETVNKALADFAGRGWLRLEARAVILLDVERLAKRSR; the protein is encoded by the coding sequence GTGGACGACGTTCTGCGGCGCGCACCGCTCTTCGCGGCGCTCGATGACGAGCAGGCGGCCGAGCTGCGCGCCTCGATGGGAGAGGTCACGCTCGCCCGCGGCGACGCCCTGTTCCACGAAGGGGACCCCGGCGACCGCCTGTACGTGGTCACCGAGGGCAAGGTGAAGCTGCACCGCACTTCCCCGGACGGCCGGGAGAACATGCTCGCCGTCCTCGGCCCCGGAGAGCTGATCGGTGAGCTCTCGCTCTTCGACCCGGGCCCGCGTACGGCCACGGCCTCCGCGCTCACCGAGGTCAAGCTCCTCGGCCTGGGCCACGGCGACCTCCAGCCCTGGCTGAACGCCCGCCCCGAGGTGGCCACGGCCCTGCTGCGCGCGGTCGCCCGCCGGCTGCGCAAGACCAACGACCAGATGTCCGACCTGGTCTTCTCGGACGTCCCGGGCCGCGTGGCCCGCGCCCTGCTCGACCTGTCGCGCCGCTTCGGCGTGCAGTCCGAGGAAGGCATCCACGTCGTCCACGACCTGACGCAGGAGGAGCTGGCCCAGCTGGTGGGCGCCTCCCGCGAGACGGTCAACAAGGCGCTCGCGGACTTCGCGGGCCGCGGCTGGCTGCGCCTGGAGGCGCGCGCCGTGATCCTGCTGGACGTCGAGCGGCTGGCCAAGCGCTCGCGCTGA
- the nth gene encoding endonuclease III, with protein sequence MNETPQKPAAATKAAAQKAVTKKATARKAVATKATAKKATTKKTAAAAEKAAPKKAAAKKTATAKKAATKTAPAKKTAKKTATKTAAKATAEAAAGKAPAKKAPARKPESRVAMVRRARRINRELAELYPYAHPELDFTNSFELLVATVLSAQTTDLRVNQTTPRLFAVCPTPEDMAAMDPERLEELIRPTGFFRAKAKSLLGLSAALRDRFGGEVPGRLEDLVTLPGVGRKTANVVLGNAFGVPGITVDTHFGRLARRFGWTTAEDAEKVEADVAEIFPKSEWTMLSHRVVFHGRRVCHSRKPACGACPIAPLCPAYGEGETDPEKARKLLKYELGGQPGQRLKPPADYPGQPAPPMAPQVAAP encoded by the coding sequence GTGAACGAAACCCCGCAGAAGCCGGCGGCGGCCACGAAGGCCGCGGCACAGAAGGCCGTCACGAAGAAGGCCACCGCCCGGAAAGCCGTCGCCACGAAGGCCACGGCGAAGAAGGCCACGACGAAGAAGACGGCCGCGGCCGCCGAGAAGGCCGCCCCGAAGAAGGCGGCCGCCAAGAAGACGGCGACGGCCAAGAAGGCGGCCACCAAGACCGCCCCCGCCAAGAAGACCGCCAAGAAGACCGCCACGAAAACCGCCGCGAAGGCGACTGCCGAGGCGGCCGCCGGGAAGGCCCCGGCGAAGAAGGCCCCCGCGCGCAAGCCCGAATCGCGGGTCGCCATGGTGCGGCGGGCCCGCCGGATCAACCGCGAGCTGGCCGAGCTCTACCCGTACGCCCACCCCGAGCTGGACTTCACCAACTCCTTCGAGCTGCTGGTCGCCACGGTCCTGTCCGCGCAGACCACCGACCTGAGGGTCAACCAGACGACCCCGCGTCTCTTCGCGGTCTGCCCGACGCCCGAGGACATGGCCGCGATGGACCCGGAGCGGCTGGAGGAGCTGATCCGGCCGACCGGCTTCTTCCGGGCCAAGGCGAAGTCGCTGCTCGGGCTGTCGGCCGCGCTGCGCGACCGCTTCGGCGGCGAGGTGCCGGGCCGCCTGGAGGACCTCGTCACCCTCCCCGGGGTCGGCCGCAAGACCGCCAATGTCGTGCTGGGCAACGCCTTCGGCGTCCCCGGCATCACCGTCGACACCCACTTCGGCCGCCTCGCCCGCCGTTTCGGCTGGACCACCGCGGAGGACGCCGAGAAGGTCGAGGCGGACGTCGCCGAGATCTTCCCCAAGAGCGAGTGGACGATGCTCTCGCACCGCGTGGTCTTCCACGGCCGCCGCGTCTGCCACTCCCGCAAGCCCGCCTGCGGCGCCTGCCCCATCGCCCCGCTGTGCCCCGCGTACGGCGAGGGCGAGACGGACCCGGAGAAGGCCAGGAAGCTGCTGAAGTACGAGCTGGGCGGCCAGCCCGGGCAGCGGTTGAAGCCGCCGGCCGACTATCCGGGGCAGCCCGCGCCCCCGATGGCGCCTCAGGTGGCCGCTCCATGA